One Coffea arabica cultivar ET-39 chromosome 5c, Coffea Arabica ET-39 HiFi, whole genome shotgun sequence DNA window includes the following coding sequences:
- the LOC113689947 gene encoding vesicle-associated protein 4-1-like, giving the protein MAVANEKPPMSEVKVWSFCRLPFWQSTNNAAAGGGGGGSGSSSLQQNHLAAADHQPSIKVASVAKSFLPTRRRLGLDPPNKLYFPYEPGKQVKSAIRIRNISKTHVAFKFQTTAPKSCYMRPPGGILAPDESLIATVFKFVEPPESNDKLDGLKSRVKFKIMSLKVKGDMDYVPELFDEQRDQVAVEQILRVVFLEPDHPTPALEKLNRQLAEAEAELEIRKRPPPEDKGPRVLGEGLVIDEWKERRERYLARQLVEGVDSV; this is encoded by the exons ATGGCAGTTGCTAATGAGAAACCACCAATGTCTGAAGTTAAGGTTTGGAGTTTCTGTAGATTGCCTTTCTGGCAATCCACCAATAATGCAGCTgccggtggtggtggtggtggcagTGGTTCTTCATCCTTGCAGCAAAACCATCTTGCTGCTGCTGATCATCAACCTTCCATCAAGGTCGCTTCTGTGGCCAAGTCCTTTCTTCCTACTCGCCGTAGACTCGGTCTTGATCCCCCCAACAAGCTCTATTTTCCCT ATGAACCtggtaaacaagtcaaaagtgCAATTCGGATTAGAAACATCAGCAAGACTCATGTTGCCTTCAAG TTCCAAACAACTGCACCAAAGAGTTGTTACATGCGTCCTCCGGGAGGCATACTTGCTCCTGATGAGAGTCTAATTGCCACAG TTTTCAAGTTTGTGGAGCCTCCAGAGTCCAATGACAAACTGGATGGTCTAAAGAGCAGGGTCAAGTTCAAGATCATGAGCTTGAAAGTAAAGGGAGACATGGATTATGTACCTGAGCTG TTTGATGAGCAAAGGGATCAAGTTGCAGTTGAACAGATTCTGCGGGTTGTTTTCCTGGAGCCTGATCATCCTACCCCA GCACTCGAAAAACTGAATCGTCAACTAGCTGAGGCTGAGGCTGAGCTTGAGATACGCAAAAGGCCTCCTCCAGAGGACAAAGGTCCAAGAGTTCTTGGGGAAGGTCTTGTCATTGATGAATGG AAGGAAAGGAGGGAAAGATATCTTGCAAGACAACTGGTCGAAGGAGTTGATTCAGTATAA
- the LOC113690939 gene encoding uncharacterized protein, producing MSSTSRAWIAALSVGAVEAMKDQGLNRWNHTMRSVHQLAKNNLRSLSQTRQLSSSALASSSSKAKDQEKLKKSEESLRKVMYLSCWGPN from the coding sequence ATGAGTTCAACAAGCAGGGCATGGATAGCAGCACTGAGTGTAGGCGCAGTGGAGGCAATGAAAGATCAGGGATTGAATAGGTGGAACCACACCATGAGGTCAGTACACCAGCTTGCCAAGAACAACCTCAGGTCCCTGTCTCAGACCAGGCAGCTTTCTTCTTCTGCATTGGCTTCATCAAGCAGTAAAGCTAAAGAtcaagaaaaactaaagaagTCTGAAGAATCATTAAGGAAAGTCATGTACTTGAGCTGCTGGGGACCAAATTGA
- the LOC113690941 gene encoding uncharacterized protein: MGSTSRAWIAALSVGAVEAMKDQGLNRWNHTMRSVHQLAKNNLRSLSQTNQLSSSALASSSSKAKYQEKLKKSEESLRKVMYLSCWGPN; this comes from the coding sequence ATGGGTTCAACAAGCAGGGCATGGATAGCAGCACTGAGTGTAGGCGCAGTGGAGGCAATGAAAGATCAGGGATTGAATAGGTGGAACCACACCATGAGGTCAGTACACCAGCTTGCCAAGAACAACCTCAGGTCCCTGTCTCAGACCAACCAGCTTTCTTCTTCTGCATTGGCTTCATCAAGCAGTAAAgctaaatatcaagaaaaactaaagaagTCTGAAGAATCATTAAGGAAAGTCATGTACTTGAGCTGCTGGGGACCAAATTGA
- the LOC113690886 gene encoding uncharacterized protein produces the protein MGSTSRAWIAALSVGAVEAMKDQGLNRWNHTMRSVHQLAKNNLRSLSQTKQLSSCALASSSSKSKDQEKLKKSEESLRKVMYLSCWGPN, from the coding sequence ATGGGTTCAACAAGCAGGGCATGGATAGCAGCACTGAGTGTAGGCGCAGTGGAGGCAATGAAAGATCAGGGATTGAATAGGTGGAACCACACCATGAGGTCAGTACACCAGCTTGCCAAGAACAACCTCAGGTCCCTGTCTCAGACCAAGCAGCTTTCTTCTTGTGCATTGGCTTCATCAAGCAGTAAATCTAAagaccaagaaaaactaaagaagTCTGAAGAATCATTAAGGAAAGTCATGTACTTGAGCTGCTGGGGACCAAATTGA